A window of Candidatus Jettenia caeni contains these coding sequences:
- a CDS encoding UDP-N-acetylmuramate/alanine ligase, producing the protein MQAYMGPLENQFNYRPSSGHCVYFIGIGGIGMSAIARILINEGCVVTGSDVRSSSLTSTLEKMGARINIKQDGSFMTSKTDVVVVSSAISEDNPDLKTARKLGIKVVKYSQILGSLMKEKRGIAISGTHGKTTTSAMISTILKTSGLDPTFVIGGEVPDIGGNSHLGKGNLFVAEACEYDRSFLNLAPQIGVITNIEEDHLDYYENIEKIIHAFGDFASLISKEGLLVVNNNDANVALAIQRAHCKVETYSLENASDWRGEIHSVNDGVTRFKIFRKDTFFDEFLLKIPGAHNVLNALAATAVCTYIGVEKDAMKAALASFNGANRRFQIVGVRKDVTIIDDYAHHPTEISVTLRAARGLYPGKRIWCVFQPHQYSRTRHLLKGFSRSFQNADKVIFADIYAARDSEYERAAMNSMKLCEETRAMGVDVRYIPHLCDITKELSFQVKPGDVVITMGAGDVGKVAYDLVSNLG; encoded by the coding sequence ATGCAAGCATATATGGGGCCGTTAGAGAATCAGTTTAATTATCGTCCTTCAAGTGGGCATTGTGTGTACTTTATTGGAATTGGTGGTATAGGGATGAGTGCTATTGCACGTATTCTTATCAATGAAGGTTGTGTCGTAACCGGTTCGGATGTAAGGAGCTCTTCATTAACTTCAACCTTAGAGAAAATGGGCGCCAGGATTAACATAAAGCAGGATGGGAGTTTCATGACGTCCAAGACCGATGTGGTGGTAGTTTCTTCGGCAATTTCTGAAGATAATCCGGATCTGAAGACTGCCAGGAAATTAGGGATAAAGGTGGTGAAGTATTCACAAATACTCGGTTCCCTGATGAAAGAGAAACGGGGAATAGCGATTAGCGGCACGCATGGAAAGACCACCACCAGTGCAATGATTTCTACCATATTAAAGACATCAGGGTTAGACCCGACATTTGTCATAGGAGGAGAAGTGCCCGATATTGGTGGAAATTCACATTTGGGGAAGGGAAACTTATTTGTGGCAGAGGCCTGCGAGTATGACCGGTCATTTTTAAACCTTGCTCCTCAGATAGGGGTGATTACGAATATAGAAGAGGATCACCTGGACTATTATGAGAACATAGAAAAGATAATCCATGCGTTTGGTGATTTTGCATCGTTGATTTCAAAAGAAGGCCTCCTGGTAGTAAACAATAACGATGCCAACGTAGCGCTTGCGATACAAAGAGCCCATTGTAAGGTGGAGACCTATTCACTGGAGAATGCCTCTGACTGGCGTGGCGAGATCCATTCGGTAAATGACGGCGTAACGAGGTTTAAAATCTTTCGGAAAGATACCTTTTTTGATGAATTTTTGCTGAAAATACCCGGTGCGCACAATGTATTGAATGCATTGGCGGCAACCGCGGTATGTACCTATATTGGAGTGGAGAAAGATGCTATGAAAGCTGCATTGGCATCGTTTAACGGGGCGAACAGGAGGTTTCAAATAGTTGGGGTGAGGAAGGATGTTACGATAATTGATGATTATGCGCATCATCCGACGGAGATAAGTGTTACCTTACGAGCGGCAAGGGGGCTGTATCCCGGGAAAAGGATATGGTGTGTATTCCAACCGCATCAATATAGCCGAACCCGTCATTTACTGAAGGGGTTCTCAAGATCCTTTCAGAATGCAGATAAGGTGATTTTTGCGGATATTTATGCAGCCCGTGATAGCGAATATGAGAGGGCGGCGATGAACTCGATGAAATTATGCGAGGAGACCCGCGCTATGGGTGTCGACGTACGTTATATTCCACACTTATGTGATATCACAAAAGAGCTTTCTTTCCAGGTAAAACCCGGCGATGTGGTAATAACAATGGGCGCAGGCGATGTAGGGAAAGTCGCTTATGATTTAGTATCAAATTTAGGATAG
- a CDS encoding phospho-N-acetylmuramoyl-pentapeptide-transferase produces MKIGEDTTKTDSEELKRMHSSKKNTPTMGGTIVIVAILISTLLWCNVYNGYVLLLMFTLIWFGALGFIDDYIKLTQKDAPGLSDMSKFLFQSALGLVLGLILYFHFNKFTWGTQIVIPFIKEFKPDLGPFYILVVTFFIVAMSNAVNLTDGLDGLAIGCSIIAGAVFTVIAYISGNVDFSNYLNIPYIAGSQELSVFCAALAGGGLGFLWYNCFPAQVFMGDTGSLALGGVLGLVAIIVKQEVVMIVIGGIFIAETISVIMQVSFYKMTKKRIFRCAPLHHHFQFKGLSETKVTFRFWIIAVLLAGFSFILL; encoded by the coding sequence TTGAAGATTGGTGAAGATACGACAAAAACGGATTCCGAAGAACTAAAACGTATGCATTCCAGTAAAAAAAATACCCCTACTATGGGAGGAACGATTGTAATTGTTGCTATTCTTATCTCTACTTTACTCTGGTGTAACGTTTATAATGGGTATGTCCTTTTATTAATGTTTACGCTGATATGGTTTGGCGCTCTTGGGTTCATTGATGACTATATCAAACTAACACAGAAAGACGCACCAGGTTTAAGTGATATGTCAAAATTCTTATTTCAATCGGCATTGGGACTCGTATTAGGGTTAATTTTATATTTTCATTTTAATAAATTCACGTGGGGTACACAGATAGTAATTCCTTTTATAAAAGAATTTAAACCTGATTTAGGACCTTTTTATATACTAGTCGTTACCTTCTTTATTGTGGCGATGTCAAATGCTGTGAATCTTACTGATGGGCTGGATGGATTAGCGATAGGGTGCAGCATTATAGCAGGCGCTGTTTTTACTGTTATTGCTTATATTTCGGGGAATGTAGATTTCAGTAATTATCTGAATATTCCTTATATTGCAGGAAGTCAGGAATTGAGCGTTTTTTGTGCTGCACTTGCAGGAGGAGGTTTAGGATTTTTATGGTATAACTGTTTTCCTGCTCAGGTTTTTATGGGTGATACAGGTTCATTAGCATTGGGAGGCGTACTGGGGCTCGTTGCTATTATTGTAAAACAAGAAGTGGTAATGATTGTTATCGGAGGTATCTTTATTGCTGAGACAATTTCTGTCATCATGCAAGTTTCCTTCTATAAAATGACAAAGAAGAGAATTTTTCGTTGCGCGCCCCTGCATCATCATTTCCAGTTCAAAGGGTTGTCTGAAACAAAAGTTACTTTCCGGTTCTGGATTATTGCAGTTCTCCTGGCCGGATTCAGTTTTATTTTATTGTAA
- a CDS encoding UDP-N-acetylmuramoylalanyl-D-glutamyl-2,6-diaminopimelate/D-alanyl-D-alanyl ligase, which yields METISFEEAAKAVNGQLTFADKNARIRGVSTDSRNVQNGDLFFAIPGEHFNGHQFIVQAIDDGAIGVVVSREHTLDLKGRSSSIIQVANTITALGDLAKYYRQKLGTRIIGITGSNGKTTTKEMTYHLLSCFSPTVKSQKSFNNFIGVPITIFEIENKHRYGVLEMGTNAPGEILRLSEISNPEIAVIVNISKTHLEGLGSIEGVARAKGEILENIRTGGVFVYNIDNPWCITIADRYKGKSVSFGFNHHAQIRCTDVKKKNTGYMITINGYLDVYIPIPGDHNINNCLASFAICYALGHDLRDLKDALSSFKLPSMRMEQQCIGNITVINDAYNANPESVNAALQYLGEINTRNRRVFICGDMLELGKESYQLHREVGEKVARLNIDALWTVGEHACDIARAAKLSGMPESRIMSFKEVADISASEINTLKEDDTVLIKGSRGMHMEKIIEKFREFFLKQELSHNCF from the coding sequence ATGGAAACCATATCTTTTGAAGAAGCTGCCAAAGCCGTTAATGGACAACTGACATTTGCAGATAAAAATGCCAGAATAAGAGGTGTGTCAACTGACAGTCGGAATGTTCAAAACGGTGATCTGTTTTTCGCAATTCCGGGAGAACATTTTAATGGCCATCAATTTATTGTCCAGGCGATAGATGACGGAGCTATAGGTGTGGTTGTTTCCCGCGAGCATACCTTGGACTTGAAGGGCAGGAGTTCTTCTATAATTCAAGTAGCAAATACTATAACGGCTTTAGGTGATTTGGCAAAATATTATCGTCAAAAATTGGGTACACGGATTATCGGTATTACGGGAAGTAATGGAAAAACTACTACAAAAGAAATGACATACCACTTATTGTCGTGTTTTAGCCCGACGGTAAAATCACAGAAAAGTTTCAATAATTTTATCGGTGTGCCGATAACGATATTTGAAATAGAAAATAAGCACCGGTATGGTGTTCTTGAGATGGGTACGAATGCCCCTGGTGAAATTTTACGTCTTTCTGAAATTAGTAATCCAGAGATTGCTGTAATTGTTAACATCTCAAAAACTCATTTGGAGGGACTCGGAAGTATTGAAGGTGTTGCCCGGGCAAAAGGCGAAATATTAGAGAATATCCGGACTGGCGGTGTGTTTGTATACAATATTGATAATCCATGGTGTATTACGATTGCTGACCGGTATAAGGGAAAGTCTGTAAGCTTTGGTTTTAATCATCATGCACAGATAAGATGTACAGATGTAAAGAAGAAAAATACAGGCTATATGATAACAATTAATGGCTATTTAGATGTTTATATTCCGATTCCTGGAGATCATAATATAAACAACTGTCTGGCATCTTTTGCAATCTGCTATGCATTAGGTCATGATCTCCGTGATCTAAAGGATGCTCTTTCCTCTTTTAAATTGCCCTCGATGAGAATGGAACAGCAGTGTATAGGAAATATTACCGTTATTAATGACGCATATAATGCAAATCCTGAATCGGTAAATGCTGCTTTGCAGTATCTTGGTGAAATCAATACGAGGAATAGAAGGGTTTTCATCTGTGGAGATATGTTAGAGTTAGGGAAAGAATCATATCAGCTACACAGAGAAGTTGGAGAGAAGGTGGCTCGTCTTAATATTGATGCGTTATGGACAGTGGGAGAGCATGCATGTGATATTGCAAGGGCTGCAAAGTTATCCGGTATGCCGGAAAGCCGGATCATGAGTTTTAAAGAGGTTGCGGATATTTCAGCATCCGAAATAAATACTCTGAAAGAGGATGATACCGTATTAATTAAAGGCTCCAGGGGTATGCATATGGAAAAAATTATTGAGAAATTTAGGGAATTTTTTCTTAAACAGGAACTGAGTCATAACTGTTTTTAA
- a CDS encoding cell division protein: MKPWHFIIYIMVALLGFSIVTVYSTDMVTFGVKGSSYQFMKHLLWIGVGSGLLIIIAKVDYHYLQKFSVPILVVSGILLLLVLVPGIGTVTNGARRWIRLSSMFGIQPSEFAKLAMILYISNHIAENYDRMSKFMYGFIIPISVVALISGLIVIEPDFGTAAFIALLSFIMLIVGGTRIIFISFMIIAAVPFLHKMLFEVSYRKDRLMAFWNPWEDPSGTGYHVIQSWIALGSGGLTGLGIGNSKQKLFFLPESSSDFIFTIIGEEFGFLGVIVVISLFILLLWQGLKIVHSAKDIFGFFLGLGITIMFGLQAIINIAVVSGMMPTKGIPLPFVSSGGSSLLFSMAGIGILINVARHSAPGENLPVSVDNMDSLQDTENKPPVFMRIYHKIAAKIANFSW, encoded by the coding sequence GTGAAACCCTGGCATTTTATTATATATATCATGGTTGCACTCTTAGGGTTTAGCATTGTTACCGTATACAGTACTGATATGGTGACTTTTGGAGTAAAAGGAAGTAGTTATCAATTTATGAAACATCTTTTATGGATAGGTGTAGGCTCAGGGTTGTTGATAATAATAGCAAAGGTGGATTATCATTATTTACAGAAATTCAGTGTGCCCATTCTTGTTGTGTCTGGTATTCTTCTCCTGCTGGTATTGGTGCCAGGAATAGGCACTGTTACCAATGGTGCACGGAGATGGATACGATTGAGTTCGATGTTTGGCATCCAGCCATCAGAGTTTGCGAAACTAGCAATGATACTCTATATTTCGAATCATATTGCAGAAAATTACGACCGTATGTCCAAATTTATGTATGGGTTCATAATACCCATCAGCGTTGTAGCATTAATAAGCGGTCTCATAGTTATTGAACCTGATTTCGGAACTGCTGCATTTATTGCACTATTATCTTTTATTATGCTTATTGTTGGTGGAACGAGGATCATTTTTATTTCTTTTATGATCATAGCTGCGGTACCATTTCTTCATAAAATGTTATTTGAGGTCTCATATCGAAAAGACAGACTCATGGCCTTTTGGAACCCATGGGAAGATCCTTCCGGGACAGGGTATCACGTAATTCAATCGTGGATTGCCCTTGGTTCCGGTGGTTTGACAGGTTTAGGGATTGGAAACAGCAAGCAAAAACTCTTCTTCTTGCCAGAAAGCAGTAGCGATTTTATCTTTACCATTATTGGTGAGGAGTTTGGTTTCCTTGGGGTGATAGTTGTTATAAGTTTATTTATATTATTACTATGGCAGGGGTTAAAAATTGTACATTCAGCCAAGGATATATTTGGCTTCTTTTTGGGGCTTGGGATTACCATAATGTTTGGATTGCAAGCGATTATTAATATTGCAGTTGTTTCTGGCATGATGCCAACAAAAGGTATCCCTTTACCTTTTGTTAGTTCAGGAGGATCGTCTCTTTTATTTTCAATGGCAGGGATTGGTATATTGATCAATGTGGCAAGACATTCTGCGCCAGGAGAAAATTTACCGGTATCTGTTGACAATATGGACTCTCTTCAAGATACAGAGAATAAGCCGCCAGTTTTCATGAGGATTTATCATAAGATCGCTGCTAAAATAGCAAATTTCTCCTGGTAA
- a CDS encoding UDP-N-acetylglucosamine--N-acetylmuramyl-(pentapeptide) pyrophosphoryl-undecaprenol N-acetylglucosamine transferase has protein sequence MKVIFAGGGTGGHLMVGLSTAEEIRFRFHDAKIVFFGTGKEFEKRCVEQRGFQFRQTSAKEWKKSWKHIFTFVGALFIGVVESLVEMRKLKPDIVIGLGGYASAAPIIAAKLLSIPSVLLEQNVIPGKANRFLSRWVDEIYCHWRGSVKWFSKAKIVRVTGTPIRKDILYSKKMCPSGKFGLSHSKKTLLITGGSQGAQAINEVILRCLPRLELLSNELQIIHCTGEYSYKTVKAAYEQTKIDAFVCSFLDDMGSALTMADLIVCRAGATTIAEITAIGIPAILIPYPYAADNHQYWNAMELVSNGGGYLLQQFDLTPEKLIELITDLLHNKEKYDRMKMFNKGMGIPNATVCVVDSICRVISLKNAEFVLTIG, from the coding sequence ATGAAAGTAATTTTTGCAGGGGGCGGCACTGGCGGGCATCTCATGGTTGGATTGAGTACCGCAGAAGAAATTCGGTTCCGGTTTCATGATGCAAAAATTGTATTTTTTGGAACGGGAAAAGAATTTGAGAAGCGATGTGTAGAGCAACGGGGATTCCAATTTCGGCAAACGAGTGCAAAAGAATGGAAGAAATCATGGAAACATATATTTACCTTTGTAGGTGCTCTGTTTATAGGTGTTGTAGAATCCTTAGTTGAGATGAGAAAATTGAAACCTGATATTGTGATTGGTTTAGGCGGGTATGCATCTGCTGCGCCAATTATTGCTGCAAAATTGCTTAGTATTCCATCGGTATTGCTTGAACAAAATGTAATTCCCGGCAAGGCGAATCGATTTTTATCCAGGTGGGTTGACGAGATATATTGCCATTGGCGAGGGTCTGTTAAATGGTTCAGCAAGGCAAAGATTGTTCGTGTAACAGGGACACCGATTCGAAAGGATATTTTATACAGCAAAAAAATGTGCCCTTCAGGGAAATTCGGATTAAGTCATTCTAAGAAGACGCTGCTTATTACCGGTGGGAGTCAGGGAGCACAGGCTATTAATGAAGTTATATTGAGATGTTTACCCAGATTAGAATTATTATCAAACGAATTACAAATAATCCATTGTACCGGTGAATATAGTTATAAAACGGTAAAAGCAGCATATGAACAAACGAAAATAGATGCATTTGTATGTAGCTTTCTCGACGATATGGGTAGTGCTCTTACTATGGCAGATTTAATTGTTTGTAGAGCGGGTGCAACTACAATTGCTGAAATTACTGCAATAGGTATTCCTGCTATATTAATACCATATCCATATGCTGCCGACAATCATCAATACTGGAATGCAATGGAATTAGTAAGCAATGGTGGAGGGTATTTGTTACAGCAATTTGATCTGACGCCTGAAAAACTCATAGAACTTATTACCGATCTCCTTCATAATAAGGAAAAATATGATAGGATGAAGATGTTTAATAAAGGGATGGGAATTCCTAATGCAACAGTCTGTGTCGTTGATAGTATATGCAGGGTGATTAGTCTAAAAAACGCTGAATTTGTACTTACTATAGGGTAA
- a CDS encoding secretion pathway protein, producing MMKRLLCVAVPILILFGCHGKQVKKLEFAPFKKPITLSTTKEEIEKKAWEYEISTKKEAKAEEEKKDIPNEFVYPAEHKKPEPVFHRPQYEGDKIDVAFNFENAEIKDILNVILGEILNLNYILDNRVGGRINLHITGQVYKEELLSMLKTFLNVYNFAMIKEGEIYRILPKADARQESNVVILGDKIPPWSKDIIIQIVPLEYESPKNLQATLRPFISSIGNIVTHSESQFIILIESASNMEKLLTLIKTFDVPFFAGKAVKFYDFKYVDARNMAKDLTTFAQSLGGKVGAEGGFNFIPFSDTNKMLVITRLPELLPKIDLWIKNVDVAPTALEEETRIYVYKMQHQKAETIVPVLTQIYAEKMAAQPKVVGKEQLEAMKIVADPKTNSIVVKALPSDYRGIKAIIEAVDATPEQVFIEALILEVNLRDDLDYGAEWAVDVGSSVELRGLGDLLPTAGRPFVKIDRGDFDLLLQILAINSRARILSAPHILVRDEQPANIQVGSEVPILTSSGQQTGTTVTFEQVQYRPTGIILTVTPHIAENDFITLDIKQEVSDAQTTTTGVTNSPTFSTRQAETSLVIKSGHTISLGGIIEQRNEKTVEKIPILGDIPFLGNLFKTTSIRNRRTELLMLLTPYIAATAEEADSLTDAFEKKLREIEPLLRGKANDVER from the coding sequence ATGATGAAACGCTTGTTATGTGTAGCAGTACCTATCTTGATCCTTTTTGGTTGTCATGGAAAGCAAGTTAAAAAGCTGGAATTTGCACCGTTTAAAAAGCCTATAACCCTTTCTACTACAAAAGAAGAAATAGAAAAGAAGGCTTGGGAATATGAGATCTCGACCAAAAAAGAGGCGAAAGCGGAAGAGGAAAAAAAAGATATACCCAATGAATTCGTATATCCGGCAGAACATAAAAAACCCGAACCTGTTTTTCATAGACCACAGTATGAAGGTGATAAAATTGACGTTGCATTTAATTTTGAGAATGCGGAAATAAAAGATATTTTGAATGTTATTTTAGGTGAGATTCTTAATCTAAACTATATTTTAGATAACAGGGTAGGCGGTAGAATTAATCTCCATATCACCGGACAGGTTTACAAAGAAGAGCTTCTTTCGATGCTTAAGACATTCCTCAATGTATATAATTTTGCCATGATAAAAGAAGGAGAAATTTACAGGATACTTCCCAAAGCAGATGCCCGGCAAGAATCAAACGTTGTTATTTTAGGGGATAAAATTCCTCCCTGGAGTAAGGATATAATAATTCAAATAGTCCCCCTGGAGTATGAAAGTCCAAAAAATTTGCAGGCGACATTACGGCCCTTCATTTCCAGTATAGGGAATATCGTTACTCATAGTGAATCTCAATTTATCATCCTTATCGAATCTGCGTCAAATATGGAGAAACTCCTTACCCTGATAAAAACCTTTGATGTTCCCTTCTTTGCTGGCAAGGCGGTAAAGTTCTACGATTTTAAATATGTAGATGCAAGAAATATGGCGAAGGATCTTACGACCTTTGCACAATCACTGGGTGGAAAGGTAGGCGCTGAAGGTGGGTTTAATTTCATACCATTTTCGGATACAAATAAGATGTTAGTTATTACCAGGCTACCGGAGCTCTTGCCAAAAATTGATCTCTGGATAAAAAATGTTGATGTGGCGCCCACGGCATTAGAAGAGGAAACGAGGATATATGTTTATAAAATGCAGCATCAAAAAGCAGAGACAATAGTACCGGTCCTGACACAGATTTACGCTGAAAAAATGGCAGCACAACCGAAAGTAGTGGGGAAAGAACAGCTTGAGGCTATGAAAATTGTAGCCGATCCGAAAACAAATTCAATTGTGGTTAAGGCGTTACCGAGCGATTACCGGGGTATCAAAGCAATCATAGAAGCCGTAGATGCTACCCCGGAACAAGTTTTTATTGAAGCCTTAATCCTGGAAGTCAATTTGAGGGACGATTTGGATTACGGGGCAGAATGGGCAGTTGATGTAGGGAGTAGTGTAGAGTTACGGGGATTGGGCGATCTCCTCCCTACAGCAGGCCGGCCGTTTGTAAAGATTGATAGAGGGGATTTTGATCTTTTATTGCAAATCCTTGCAATAAATTCAAGGGCAAGGATATTATCCGCTCCCCATATCCTTGTACGGGATGAGCAACCTGCAAATATACAAGTTGGTAGTGAAGTGCCCATTCTTACAAGTTCAGGTCAGCAAACAGGAACCACGGTAACATTTGAGCAAGTTCAGTATCGTCCAACCGGTATTATTCTTACGGTAACTCCTCATATTGCAGAAAACGATTTTATTACCCTGGATATAAAACAAGAAGTAAGTGATGCACAAACAACCACGACAGGGGTTACTAATTCACCAACATTCTCTACCCGACAGGCAGAGACATCGCTTGTTATAAAAAGCGGGCATACCATTAGTTTAGGTGGTATAATTGAGCAAAGAAATGAAAAAACAGTGGAGAAGATCCCAATCTTGGGAGATATCCCTTTTTTAGGAAACTTGTTTAAAACTACATCTATTCGAAATAGAAGGACAGAATTATTAATGTTATTAACCCCTTATATTGCAGCTACTGCAGAAGAAGCGGATTCATTAACGGACGCCTTTGAAAAGAAACTCAGGGAGATAGAGCCATTACTAAGGGGAAAAGCAAACGATGTTGAAAGATAG
- a CDS encoding secretory pathway protein, which translates to MGFVALSFTRNTSVAIKTEITSTERIKNIYAARGACIYATRMLVGTGIEEKDTGDKDVKKIKGNRLLYDNKKNKNIAGRRPWKPRSRPYSVKIGERNCDVFISDESGKININKITDDTKDTFVKFLTFCKLDILTAETITDSLLDWLDKDDLHHINGAEKDYYSSLPDPYEPKNGSFESIEEMALVKGVTPHIFEMIREHLTIYGAGKINVNFASREVFSSVPMFTSEIAEAIIQFRKKWGSVKRIDSLKDLLSQFGIVGKDYQKILNYLTISDSNYMTIYAIASSDKIKNSYKIVIQKSLDNCKVIAAYP; encoded by the coding sequence TTGGGTTTTGTTGCATTAAGTTTTACACGAAATACGAGTGTTGCCATAAAAACAGAAATTACTTCTACAGAACGTATAAAAAATATTTACGCAGCACGAGGAGCATGTATTTATGCTACCCGGATGCTTGTGGGGACAGGAATCGAAGAAAAAGATACAGGGGATAAAGATGTCAAAAAGATAAAAGGGAATCGGTTGTTATATGATAATAAAAAAAATAAGAATATAGCTGGCAGACGCCCCTGGAAACCAAGGAGTAGACCCTATTCTGTAAAAATAGGAGAGAGAAATTGTGATGTATTTATTAGTGATGAGAGTGGAAAGATAAATATAAACAAAATAACAGATGATACGAAGGATACTTTTGTTAAATTTCTTACTTTTTGCAAATTAGATATACTTACTGCAGAAACGATAACAGATTCTCTCCTGGATTGGCTTGATAAAGATGATTTACACCATATTAACGGCGCCGAAAAAGATTATTATAGTTCTTTACCAGATCCCTATGAGCCAAAAAATGGATCATTTGAATCTATCGAGGAAATGGCATTGGTGAAAGGTGTTACTCCACACATCTTTGAGATGATAAGAGAACACTTAACTATTTACGGTGCAGGGAAAATAAATGTGAACTTTGCATCGAGAGAAGTTTTTTCCTCTGTTCCTATGTTTACTTCCGAAATTGCTGAAGCGATAATTCAATTTAGGAAAAAATGGGGGAGTGTTAAAAGGATAGATTCTTTGAAAGATCTCTTATCACAGTTTGGTATTGTAGGTAAGGATTATCAGAAGATTTTAAATTATTTAACAATCTCTGATTCAAATTATATGACAATTTATGCAATTGCTTCTTCAGATAAGATAAAAAATTCTTATAAAATCGTTATTCAGAAAAGTCTGGATAATTGTAAAGTTATTGCAGCGTATCCTTAA
- a CDS encoding D-alanine/D-alanine ligase, with the protein MKPKNIAVLMGGTSHEREISLRSGNAVAKALMDAGCNVFCIDVKDEKIQELDTREIDVAFIALHGCFGEDGGVQQLLESKGIPYTGSGINASKLAMDKLATKKCFIEMGLKTPDYIAITEFQEMTEIEHEIKKFGLPVILKPTRNGSSIGISIVRDGNNLRINLEKAFEFGCELLIERYIEGREFTVGILDDKALPIIEIKPAMEFFNYDAKYKDGRTQYLIVEITSEGKDIAGDAPYNLGYLPSFLYNRAQELALNAHRVLGCKGFSRVDILMDTEANFYLLEVNTIPGFTEKSLLPKAARAAGISFPSLCREIVNLAFQNTLVNVDESIQS; encoded by the coding sequence ATGAAGCCGAAAAATATTGCGGTATTAATGGGAGGAACATCTCATGAGCGTGAAATATCTTTACGTTCAGGCAATGCAGTGGCGAAGGCATTAATGGATGCAGGATGTAACGTTTTTTGTATTGATGTGAAAGACGAAAAGATTCAAGAACTTGATACCAGGGAAATAGACGTTGCTTTTATTGCCTTACATGGATGTTTTGGCGAGGATGGGGGTGTGCAACAACTTTTAGAATCAAAGGGCATTCCCTATACAGGTTCCGGCATAAATGCCAGTAAACTTGCAATGGATAAGCTGGCAACAAAAAAGTGTTTTATCGAAATGGGTCTGAAAACGCCAGATTATATTGCAATAACAGAATTTCAGGAAATGACTGAAATAGAACATGAGATAAAAAAGTTCGGTTTACCTGTGATTTTAAAGCCGACGAGAAACGGTTCTAGTATCGGAATATCAATTGTGAGGGATGGTAATAATCTTCGCATAAATTTAGAAAAAGCATTTGAGTTTGGATGTGAATTACTTATAGAAAGGTATATAGAAGGCAGGGAATTTACGGTTGGGATATTAGATGATAAGGCATTACCTATTATTGAAATCAAACCAGCAATGGAATTTTTTAATTACGATGCTAAATATAAAGATGGTAGAACGCAATATTTGATTGTAGAAATAACCTCGGAAGGCAAGGATATAGCAGGAGATGCTCCATACAACCTTGGGTATCTCCCTTCCTTTCTCTATAACAGGGCGCAGGAACTAGCTTTAAATGCACATAGGGTACTTGGTTGTAAAGGATTCTCACGAGTGGATATATTAATGGATACTGAGGCGAACTTTTATTTGTTAGAAGTAAATACAATCCCCGGTTTTACTGAAAAAAGTCTGCTGCCAAAGGCGGCAAGGGCAGCGGGTATATCCTTTCCATCACTCTGCAGGGAAATTGTTAATCTGGCTTTTCAGAATACCCTTGTAAATGTAGATGAATCAATACAAAGTTAA